The window ATATTTTGGACGAGGCGGAGGAAAATTTACGCTCATTAATGAACATTCCCGCAAATTATAAAGTTTTATTCATTCAGGGCGGAGCGTATACTCAATTTGCTATGATTCCCATGAATTTAATGATTAATCGTTCGGCAGATTATATAGTAACCGGCCAGTGGTCAAAGAAGGCTGCTGCAGAAGCAAAAATTTTCGGGACTGTCAACGAGGTAGCAACTTCAGCAGATAAAAATTTCTCGTATATTCCTGATCTGTCAGATTTGAATATAAGCGATAAGGCCGACTATGTTTATATTTGCCAGAATGAGACAGTGCACGGGACAACTATTAAGACTCTCCCGAACACTAAGGGCAAAATTTTAGTCTCTGATATTTCGTCTATGTTCCTGAGTGAACCTCTTGACGTGAATAAATACGGGCTTATTTACGGCGGAGTGCAGAAAAATGTCGGTCCTGCAGGCGTTGTAATCGTTATAATTCGTGAGGATTTAATACGCGATAATGTTTTGCCTTATACTCCCACTATGATGAAGTATAAGACTCATGCTGATAATAAATCTTTATTTAACACTCCCCCTTGCTTTAATATTTACGTTTGCGGACTCGTTTTTAAGTGGCTTATGAAGTTAGGCGGCGTTGAAGAAATGCACAAGTTGAATCAGGCTAAGGCAAAAATTTTATATGATTATCTTGACAGCTCGAAATTATTTCATGGAACAGTCGACAAGAAAGACAGATCATTAATGAATGTGCCGTTTATCACAGGAGATAAAGATTTAGACGCGGAATTTGCAGACGAAGCAGCACAGGCCGGCCTGAAAAATATAAAGGGTCATCGTTCAGTCGGAGGCATGAGAGCATCACTTTATAACGCAATGCCCATAGAAGGAGTCTATAAGCTCGTTGAGTTCATGACAGATTTTGAAAAGAGGCACGCAAAGTAAATGATTTGTCCCAAACACAGGAAAATTTGCTGTCTTAATAGCATAGCAAGTGTAGGACTCGAAAAATTCCGCAAGGGTTATGAATTAATTGACACTCCGGAAGAAGCAGCGGGGATTCTCGTTCGTTCGGCTGATATGTTAAATATGGACTTCCCCGCAGAGTTACGCGCAATCGCTAGAGCCGGTGCAGGTGTGAATAATATTCCCATTGATAAGTGTTCGGAAAATGGAGTAGTTGTATTTAATACACCCGGAGCAAATGCAAATTCAGTGAAAGAATTAGTCTTAGCCGGCTTATTACTTGCTTCACGAGATATTTACAACGGAATAAAATGGGTTAAAGACAACGCAAATGATTCTAATATTTCAAAATTGGCCGAGAAGACAAAGAAAAATTTTGCAGGTCATGAGATTCAGGGCAAAACTTTAGGAGTTATAGGACTGGGAGCTATAGGAGTCAGAGTTGCAAATGCTGCTGTATCACTCGGAATGAATGTTTTAGGCTATGACCCCTATTTATCGTTAAAATCTGCGTGGATGTTGAGCCCTATGATAAAACATGCTGACACGGCCGAAGAAGTTTACTCAGCGAGCGATTTTATTACGATTCATGTACCAGCAGGCGAGAACACAAGGCACATGATAAATTCTGACGCAATCGCAAAAATGAAGCCCGGAATAAAAATTTTAAATTTTGCCCGTGATGTCTTAGTTGATGAGTCAGCGTTAAAATCAGCTCTTGAATCCGGTCATGTAGCTAAATATATTTCTGACTTCCCGAACACGACAAGCGCGAATTTGCCGAACTCGATAATTTTGCCTCATTTAGGAGCTTCAACGGAAGAGGCCGAAGACAACTGCGCAATAATGGCCGCCGTACAGTTACAAGATTATCTTGACAACGGGAATATAACGAACTCAGTAAATTATCCTGATATTCACGCGGGGATCTGTGAGACTGAAGCAAGAGTCGCGATTTTACACAGCAATATACCGAACATGCTATCACAAATTACGGCGTTTTTCGGAAATAATGGGCTGAATATCGAGAATTTATTAAATAAAGCTAAAGGCCAGTATGCTTATACATTGCTTGATATTTCTCATAAAATGCCGGTTGATACAGTAGAGAGGCTCAAGGAAATTAACGGAGTCAAACGAGTCAGACGAGTTACTGAAAGAATGTAGCGCAAAAAAAATAACGCCCCCGGGATTTTTGCGAGTCCTGAGGGGCAAATTTTTTATTTATCCTTTATGAAATTTAGTATATTGAGATCGCTTATACCTGAAGTGCCGCTAAATGATTTAGTTGTCGGCATCCCCCCGAAAGCACTAACTCCGCCGCGCATTGTACTTGTTTTGCCCATTTTGCCTATCATTGTGCGTGTTGTTGTTGTAACTCCGTTCGCAGCTGTCTTCTCTGTCTCTAAATAAGACACTCCGCCGGAATTAATAATTTTTGTGCTGACTTCAGTCTCGCCGCTTGATTCTTTTTCCTGTTCAACTGGAGCAGCTCCGGGCAATTCTGGCATTTCGGGCGGTTGTTTATCGCTCTTGCCTAAAAGTTTCGCGACTTCATTATCAACACTTTCAACTTGAGGCAGTCCTAAAATTTCAGCTTCCTCGTTTAAAGTCTCGCCTAAGAGTGTTAAATTTTCCTGATCGCTTAAATCTTCAACTTTGAGGCCAAGCCCTGACATAGCAGCCTGAATATTACCTATATTTGCCCTGAACGCATTAGATACACGAGACATGAATTCACTTGAGGCCGTAAAATCCTGCTTTGAACCTGACTCACTTGAAGGAGGTACGGGCGGAACTCCTCCCGGAATTGTCCCCGATGAGTCATAAGTCTTGCTATTTATTGATGCAGCCTGAAGGAATGCGTCAAATTCTCTAGTCTCGCGCTGAATATTATCACGTGCGTTATTATTCTGTGCAGGGAACATAACAGATTGATTTAACATGTATTCATTAATTCGCATAATAATTCACTCCTTCTGTAATATAAATATAAACTCATGAAAAATTTTTCTGTTTTAGGTGTATATCGGTAATTATGACTAGAATCTTTAACGACGGGCTATAATTTGTCGGCTAAAATTTTAAGTAATTCGA of the Synergistaceae bacterium genome contains:
- the serC gene encoding 3-phosphoserine/phosphohydroxythreonine transaminase yields the protein MSRVYNFSAGPGVLPEEVLKTVQAELLEYGDSGMSVMEMSHRSKDFENILDEAEENLRSLMNIPANYKVLFIQGGAYTQFAMIPMNLMINRSADYIVTGQWSKKAAAEAKIFGTVNEVATSADKNFSYIPDLSDLNISDKADYVYICQNETVHGTTIKTLPNTKGKILVSDISSMFLSEPLDVNKYGLIYGGVQKNVGPAGVVIVIIREDLIRDNVLPYTPTMMKYKTHADNKSLFNTPPCFNIYVCGLVFKWLMKLGGVEEMHKLNQAKAKILYDYLDSSKLFHGTVDKKDRSLMNVPFITGDKDLDAEFADEAAQAGLKNIKGHRSVGGMRASLYNAMPIEGVYKLVEFMTDFEKRHAK
- a CDS encoding 3-phosphoglycerate dehydrogenase → MICPKHRKICCLNSIASVGLEKFRKGYELIDTPEEAAGILVRSADMLNMDFPAELRAIARAGAGVNNIPIDKCSENGVVVFNTPGANANSVKELVLAGLLLASRDIYNGIKWVKDNANDSNISKLAEKTKKNFAGHEIQGKTLGVIGLGAIGVRVANAAVSLGMNVLGYDPYLSLKSAWMLSPMIKHADTAEEVYSASDFITIHVPAGENTRHMINSDAIAKMKPGIKILNFARDVLVDESALKSALESGHVAKYISDFPNTTSANLPNSIILPHLGASTEEAEDNCAIMAAVQLQDYLDNGNITNSVNYPDIHAGICETEARVAILHSNIPNMLSQITAFFGNNGLNIENLLNKAKGQYAYTLLDISHKMPVDTVERLKEINGVKRVRRVTERM